One segment of Tamlana crocina DNA contains the following:
- a CDS encoding glutamine synthetase beta-grasp domain-containing protein — protein sequence MAKIKLEYIWLDGYFPTQNMRSKTKVEDHEDFKGTLEEIGNWSFDGSSTRQAEGGSSDCILKPVAIYPDPERINGYLVMTEVLNPDGTPHVSNGRATIDDEDDDFWFGFEQEYFIMDTKTQLPLGFPVGGYPAPQGMYYCSVGGKNTHGRDLVEEHADLCIQAGLNFEGINQEVACGQWEFQLFAKGAQKAGDEIWIARYLLDRLTEKYGYYIEYHPKPLGKDMDWNGSGMHANFSNTLLRTAGSKEVYDKVCEAFRPVVKEHIAVYGEFNDQRLTGLHETASINDFSYGVSDRGASIRIPIITVEKGYKGWLEDRRPASNGDPYKIAARIIKTVKSAKI from the coding sequence ATGGCAAAAATTAAGCTTGAATACATTTGGTTAGACGGATATTTCCCTACCCAAAACATGAGAAGCAAAACAAAAGTAGAAGACCACGAGGATTTTAAGGGTACCCTTGAAGAAATTGGAAACTGGTCTTTTGACGGGTCTTCAACAAGACAGGCTGAGGGAGGTTCTTCTGACTGTATTTTAAAACCTGTTGCTATTTACCCTGATCCAGAGCGTATCAACGGATACTTAGTAATGACAGAAGTTTTAAATCCTGACGGAACACCACACGTTTCTAACGGAAGAGCTACAATTGATGATGAAGATGATGATTTCTGGTTTGGTTTTGAGCAAGAGTATTTCATCATGGATACCAAAACTCAATTGCCTTTAGGTTTCCCTGTTGGTGGCTACCCTGCTCCACAAGGAATGTACTACTGTTCTGTAGGTGGAAAAAACACTCACGGACGTGATTTAGTTGAAGAGCATGCTGATTTATGTATTCAAGCCGGTTTGAACTTCGAAGGTATTAACCAAGAGGTTGCTTGCGGACAATGGGAATTCCAATTATTCGCTAAAGGCGCTCAAAAAGCTGGTGACGAAATTTGGATCGCAAGATATTTACTAGACCGTTTAACTGAAAAGTACGGATACTATATTGAATACCACCCAAAACCACTTGGTAAAGATATGGACTGGAACGGTTCTGGTATGCATGCTAATTTCTCTAACACATTGTTGAGAACTGCAGGAAGCAAAGAAGTTTACGACAAAGTTTGTGAAGCTTTCCGTCCAGTAGTAAAAGAGCACATTGCCGTTTACGGTGAGTTTAACGACCAACGCTTAACTGGTTTACACGAAACAGCTTCAATCAACGATTTCTCTTATGGAGTATCTGACCGTGGCGCTTCAATCCGTATTCCAATTATAACGGTTGAAAAAGGTTATAAAGGATGGTTAGAAGATAGACGTCCAGCTTCAAACGGTGACCCATACAAAATCGCCGCCAGAATTATTAAAACGGTTAAATCTGCAAAAATTTAA
- a CDS encoding glutamine synthetase III — MSTLRFHAIKETYAYKPQVVEEKERRSQLFGNNVFNEQTMRQYLTKDAFERVTDAVYFGKKIDRGIADQVASSMKDWALSKGVTHYTHWFQPLTGATAEKHDAFFETSGDGMAIEMFGGGQLVQQEPDASSFPSGGIRNTFEARGYTAWDPTSPAFIYGTTLCIPTIFVAYTGEALDYKTPLLRALHAVDAAATDVCKYFDKNVKKVTSSLGWEQEYFLVDKMLATSRPDINLTGRTLLGHSSAKGQQLDDHYFGSIPSRALNFMRDLENECMLLGIPAKTRHNEVAPNQFELAPIYEEANLAVDHNSLLMDIMGRVASRHNFKVLLHEKPFAGINGSGKHNNWSLTTDTGINLLAPGKTPMSNLQFLTFFINTIKAVHQHEALLRAAVASASNDHRLGANEAPPAIISVFIGDQLTKVLEELEGVTKGKLSPKEKTELKLNVVGKIPDVLLDNTDRNRTSPFAFTGNKFEFRAVGSSANCGDPMTVLNTIVAKQLKDFKEEVDVLIDKKGLKKDEAVFNVLREYIKSTKAILFEGNGYGKEWEDEAKKRGLSNNKTTPEALKAKVSKQTIALFEEMGVMSKIETEARYEIEIESYIKHVQIESRVLGDIARNHIVPTAVKYQNVLIENVKGLKEIFDKNFTSVSKEQIKLIEEISSHIEGINANVTKMIDERREANAIENIEERAMAYCNQVKALFEKIRYHCDKLELLVDDELWPLTKYRELLFTR, encoded by the coding sequence ATGTCTACATTAAGATTTCATGCCATAAAAGAGACTTACGCCTATAAACCGCAAGTTGTTGAAGAGAAAGAACGTAGGTCGCAACTGTTCGGGAATAATGTGTTTAACGAACAGACCATGCGCCAATATTTAACCAAAGATGCGTTTGAAAGGGTAACCGATGCCGTCTATTTTGGGAAGAAAATAGATCGTGGCATTGCCGATCAAGTGGCCTCGTCCATGAAAGACTGGGCGCTTTCAAAAGGGGTAACGCACTATACGCACTGGTTTCAGCCTTTAACCGGAGCAACGGCCGAAAAGCATGATGCCTTTTTTGAAACCTCTGGGGATGGAATGGCGATTGAAATGTTTGGTGGCGGACAATTAGTACAACAAGAACCCGATGCGTCAAGCTTCCCTAGTGGAGGCATCCGTAACACGTTCGAGGCGCGCGGTTATACGGCTTGGGATCCTACTTCACCGGCATTTATTTACGGAACAACCCTTTGTATTCCCACTATTTTTGTGGCTTATACAGGCGAGGCTTTAGATTATAAAACACCACTTTTAAGGGCTTTGCATGCTGTTGATGCCGCAGCCACCGATGTTTGCAAATATTTCGATAAAAACGTAAAGAAGGTAACCTCCTCTTTAGGGTGGGAGCAGGAGTATTTTTTGGTCGATAAAATGTTGGCTACCAGTCGGCCAGATATTAATTTAACAGGCCGTACGCTGTTGGGGCACTCGTCGGCAAAAGGGCAGCAGCTCGACGACCATTATTTTGGGTCTATCCCGAGCAGGGCACTCAATTTTATGCGCGATTTGGAAAACGAATGCATGTTGTTGGGCATTCCCGCCAAAACTAGACATAACGAAGTGGCACCCAATCAGTTCGAATTGGCGCCTATTTATGAAGAAGCCAATTTGGCCGTCGATCATAATTCATTATTAATGGACATTATGGGGCGTGTGGCCTCCCGACATAATTTTAAAGTGCTGTTGCACGAAAAGCCCTTTGCGGGCATCAATGGATCGGGGAAGCACAATAACTGGTCGTTGACTACCGATACGGGAATCAATTTATTGGCACCCGGAAAAACTCCTATGAGCAACCTTCAGTTTTTAACCTTTTTTATCAACACTATTAAGGCGGTGCACCAGCACGAAGCACTTTTGCGTGCAGCTGTAGCGTCGGCTAGTAACGATCATCGATTGGGGGCCAACGAAGCGCCTCCTGCAATCATTTCGGTGTTTATTGGCGACCAATTAACTAAGGTATTGGAAGAATTGGAAGGCGTTACCAAAGGCAAATTGTCACCAAAGGAGAAAACAGAACTTAAGCTTAATGTAGTTGGGAAAATCCCAGATGTGTTGTTGGATAATACCGACCGCAACCGCACCTCGCCATTTGCATTCACGGGTAATAAATTTGAGTTTAGGGCGGTAGGTTCGTCGGCAAATTGTGGCGACCCGATGACGGTTTTAAACACCATCGTGGCCAAACAGTTAAAGGATTTTAAAGAAGAAGTAGATGTGCTGATCGATAAAAAAGGCTTGAAAAAGGACGAAGCTGTTTTTAATGTGTTGCGTGAGTATATAAAGTCGACAAAAGCCATTTTGTTTGAAGGAAACGGTTACGGAAAAGAATGGGAAGATGAAGCAAAAAAACGAGGGCTCAGCAACAACAAAACCACTCCAGAGGCTTTAAAGGCAAAAGTATCGAAGCAAACCATCGCCTTATTTGAAGAAATGGGCGTAATGAGTAAAATAGAAACCGAAGCCCGCTACGAAATCGAGATTGAGTCGTACATAAAACACGTTCAAATTGAAAGTAGGGTGTTGGGCGATATTGCTCGAAACCATATTGTGCCCACCGCTGTGAAGTATCAGAATGTATTGATAGAGAACGTAAAGGGCTTAAAAGAAATATTCGATAAAAACTTTACTTCGGTTTCAAAGGAACAAATAAAGTTAATCGAGGAAATTTCAAGTCATATTGAAGGTATTAATGCCAATGTTACCAAAATGATTGACGAACGCCGTGAAGCAAACGCCATTGAAAATATTGAAGAAAGAGCCATGGCGTACTGTAATCAGGTGAAAGCCTTGTTTGAAAAGATTCGTTACCATTGCGATAAATTGGAGCTTTTGGTGGACGATGAGCTTTGGCCGCTCACTAAATACAGAGAACTGTTATTTACTAGATAG
- a CDS encoding AIR synthase related protein encodes MGQEVSKRYAQRGVSASKEDVHSAIKNIDKGLFPKAFCKIVPDYLSNDDDYCLIMHADGAGTKSSLAYMYWKETGDVSVWKGIAQDALIMNIDDLLCVGATDNIMLSSTIGRNKNLIPGEVISAIINGTEELISELKSFGVTIHSTGGETADVGDLVRTIIVDSTVTARMKRSDVIDNANIKAGDVIVGLESFGQATYEKEYNGGMGSNGLTSARHDVFSKYLAEKYPESYDAAVPEDLVYSGNVKLTDAVEDAPIDAGKLVLSPTRTYAPIIKKILSKFNSDTVHGMVHCSGGAQTKILHFVDQFHIVKDNMFPIPPLFKLIQQQSKTDWKEMYQVFNCGHRMELYVTPEIAEEIIEISKSFNVNAKIIGRVEASKEKKLTIKSEFGEFNY; translated from the coding sequence ATGGGTCAAGAGGTATCAAAACGTTACGCCCAACGCGGCGTGTCGGCATCAAAAGAAGATGTTCACAGTGCAATTAAAAATATTGATAAAGGATTGTTTCCTAAAGCATTCTGTAAAATCGTTCCGGATTATTTATCGAATGATGACGATTATTGCTTGATTATGCATGCCGACGGAGCTGGCACCAAGTCATCTTTGGCCTATATGTATTGGAAGGAAACGGGCGATGTTTCTGTTTGGAAAGGTATCGCCCAAGATGCCTTGATTATGAATATCGACGATTTGCTTTGTGTGGGGGCTACCGATAATATTATGCTGTCTTCAACCATTGGGCGGAACAAAAATTTAATTCCCGGTGAAGTCATTTCGGCAATCATCAACGGTACTGAAGAGCTTATTTCAGAATTGAAAAGCTTTGGCGTAACCATTCATTCCACAGGTGGAGAAACGGCCGATGTAGGCGATTTGGTGCGTACTATTATTGTCGATTCTACCGTTACCGCCCGAATGAAACGTAGCGATGTTATTGACAATGCCAACATTAAAGCTGGCGACGTTATTGTTGGTTTGGAAAGCTTTGGACAAGCCACTTACGAAAAAGAATACAATGGCGGTATGGGCAGTAATGGGTTAACCTCTGCGCGCCACGATGTATTCAGTAAATATTTGGCCGAGAAATATCCAGAAAGTTATGATGCCGCTGTGCCTGAAGATTTAGTGTATTCTGGAAATGTGAAATTGACCGATGCGGTAGAAGACGCTCCGATTGATGCCGGAAAATTGGTGCTGTCGCCAACACGTACTTATGCGCCCATCATCAAAAAAATCCTTTCAAAATTTAATAGTGATACTGTTCATGGAATGGTGCACTGTTCGGGTGGTGCGCAAACCAAGATTCTTCATTTTGTAGATCAGTTCCATATTGTAAAAGATAATATGTTTCCTATTCCACCGTTGTTCAAATTAATCCAGCAACAATCAAAAACCGATTGGAAGGAAATGTACCAAGTGTTTAATTGCGGGCACAGAATGGAATTGTACGTAACGCCAGAAATTGCCGAGGAAATTATTGAAATATCAAAATCCTTTAATGTTAACGCAAAAATTATTGGTAGGGTGGAAGCTTCAAAAGAAAAAAAGCTCACAATAAAATCGGAGTTTGGTGAGTTTAATTATTAA
- a CDS encoding DUF3078 domain-containing protein, with translation MKYTFLALLCFVFHSVYAQPDSLFIKKVEEKYTGPQWVQKNKATVDLSEVAFVNWNSGGTNSISGLLGLESSANYSDLFFSWRNNVVVRYGINKQESQELRKTDDLFELNSNLGYNPNTGSHWFYSARLNFRTQLANGYKYPNKDEPISRLMAPGYLFFGGGMEYGKDLDKVSLYFSPLTLKATFVLDEDLANSGAFGVTPAVLDVNGNVIVPGERVRKEVGILLTNSYEMEVVENIVLKNQMSLYSDYVNNFGNVDIDWRLDFDFKVNQFVRATFGSHIRYDDDIKTQVPSQTEEGEFDEAGAKVQWKQFLGVGFAVDF, from the coding sequence ATGAAATATACGTTTTTAGCATTGCTGTGCTTCGTTTTTCATTCTGTCTATGCGCAACCCGATTCTCTATTCATTAAAAAAGTTGAAGAAAAATATACTGGCCCGCAATGGGTTCAAAAAAATAAAGCTACGGTCGATTTAAGTGAGGTAGCTTTTGTTAATTGGAATTCCGGGGGAACCAATTCCATTTCCGGACTTTTAGGGTTGGAGTCTTCTGCCAATTATTCCGATCTGTTTTTTTCTTGGAGAAATAACGTGGTTGTTCGCTATGGAATCAATAAACAGGAGTCTCAAGAATTGAGAAAAACCGATGATTTGTTTGAACTTAATTCCAATCTTGGCTATAACCCAAATACGGGCTCGCACTGGTTTTATTCAGCCCGATTGAATTTTAGAACCCAGTTAGCCAATGGATATAAATACCCCAACAAAGATGAGCCTATTTCCAGATTGATGGCTCCGGGTTACCTGTTTTTTGGTGGAGGAATGGAGTATGGCAAAGATTTGGATAAAGTATCGTTATATTTTTCGCCATTAACCTTAAAGGCTACTTTTGTTTTGGATGAAGATTTAGCCAATTCAGGTGCATTTGGGGTTACGCCTGCCGTTCTGGATGTTAACGGCAATGTGATTGTTCCGGGAGAGCGCGTTAGAAAAGAGGTTGGTATTTTGCTTACCAATAGCTACGAAATGGAAGTGGTGGAAAATATTGTTTTAAAAAACCAAATGAGTTTGTATTCCGATTACGTTAATAACTTCGGAAATGTGGATATCGATTGGCGCTTGGATTTCGATTTTAAAGTGAACCAATTTGTTAGGGCTACTTTTGGTTCCCACATTAGATATGACGACGATATTAAAACCCAAGTGCCATCGCAAACCGAAGAAGGTGAGTTTGATGAAGCTGGCGCCAAAGTGCAGTGGAAACAGTTTTTGGGCGTTGGTTTTGCCGTAGATTTTTAA
- a CDS encoding TonB-dependent receptor yields the protein MIVPQVDTAKIFCTIFILLFFGNVARAQKSITSRILDFEKNDVVEDVSVRIQNTDKGTYSNQDGFFTLDGVADDDVLVFSKIGYTTQQVRAGDLKNDVYLFREVSALKEVVLRSFSSSQLKRVVPDQIYLSQNDIEKLPFVLGEKDVIKLIQYTPGVQQASEGQSGLLVRGGNASMNLTLLDNIYLHNTAHLGGLFSAVNSDFLNSLEFSKAGFDAAYGGRLSSVTDLKTLKQPDTTHFQGSIGLLSAKLTGNIKLNKKNSLLLSGRRTYLEIFKPFFDDENSILGKKKNYFLYDFLAKHDSELSEKSTLQTTLYLTSDDFKDLTKGRNRRLSWGNLLLGTTFKYWVGDGLSSQTTMSLSNYKISFSDNDFPYNYNAHSSFNVFGVKHHFLWDKENYVLKIGAEYNKNEVLPKKVAANIQGSPFEILNQETYNYDDASVFGDVEFAVCDKLEAKMGLRLTSYITKENALVGEEEFFSFEPRVSFKYSLLNNQVLKVSYHRLAQFVHQASVGAFSLPADFFVVSTEAVKPQFVNQFSLGHSYEKNSLQLNGALYFKRVSNYTEFENGSLNNLLSNNLYDDILTGHFNSYGFEASLNKKINKLTAQASVTLSKTIAKFDEINQGNYFSATFDRPVNISAIAHYALSDRIELGALFIFTSGQNYTRPQDIRIVNERPIINFEAKNASRFPNYHRLDLSCTYSFKPKGRWNSKLNLTLYNAYNNKNLFQTSFSTEGNVDDSYIEIKENRDYLFPFLPTVNWLFSF from the coding sequence ATGATAGTTCCGCAGGTGGATACCGCTAAAATATTTTGCACAATATTTATCCTTCTTTTTTTTGGAAATGTTGCAAGGGCACAGAAATCAATAACTTCGCGAATACTTGATTTTGAAAAAAATGATGTGGTTGAAGATGTTTCCGTACGAATACAAAATACCGATAAGGGAACTTATTCCAATCAAGATGGTTTCTTCACGCTAGATGGCGTTGCTGACGATGATGTGCTCGTCTTTTCTAAAATAGGCTATACAACACAGCAGGTTCGTGCTGGAGATTTAAAAAACGATGTTTATTTATTTCGAGAAGTCAGTGCTTTAAAGGAGGTCGTGCTGAGGAGTTTTTCGAGTAGCCAATTAAAAAGGGTAGTGCCGGATCAAATTTATTTGTCGCAAAACGATATAGAAAAGTTGCCTTTTGTATTGGGTGAAAAAGACGTTATCAAATTAATACAATATACTCCTGGGGTGCAACAGGCTTCCGAGGGCCAGTCTGGGCTTTTGGTTAGAGGCGGCAATGCCAGTATGAATTTAACCTTGTTGGATAATATATACTTGCACAACACCGCTCATTTGGGAGGGCTTTTTTCAGCTGTAAATTCAGATTTTTTAAATTCCTTGGAGTTTTCCAAAGCAGGTTTTGATGCAGCATACGGAGGGCGCTTGTCTTCAGTGACCGATTTAAAAACTTTAAAGCAGCCCGATACAACGCATTTTCAGGGAAGTATAGGTTTATTGTCTGCAAAATTAACGGGAAATATAAAGCTTAACAAAAAAAATAGTTTATTGCTTTCGGGAAGAAGGACCTATCTTGAAATTTTCAAGCCTTTTTTCGATGATGAAAATTCGATTTTGGGAAAGAAAAAGAATTATTTTTTATACGACTTTTTGGCCAAGCATGATTCAGAACTTTCGGAAAAGAGTACCCTTCAAACTACTTTATATTTGACTTCAGATGACTTTAAAGATCTAACAAAAGGTCGTAACAGAAGGCTTAGTTGGGGTAATTTGTTGTTGGGAACCACTTTTAAGTACTGGGTTGGGGACGGTCTTAGCTCCCAGACAACAATGTCGCTCAGTAACTATAAAATATCTTTTTCAGATAATGATTTTCCGTATAACTATAATGCACATAGTTCTTTTAATGTTTTTGGTGTAAAACATCATTTTTTATGGGATAAGGAAAATTATGTTCTAAAAATAGGCGCAGAGTATAATAAAAATGAAGTGCTTCCAAAAAAAGTAGCAGCCAATATTCAAGGCTCTCCTTTTGAAATTTTAAACCAAGAAACTTACAATTATGATGATGCAAGTGTATTTGGTGATGTAGAGTTTGCCGTTTGTGATAAATTAGAGGCTAAAATGGGCTTGAGACTAACCTCTTATATAACAAAAGAAAATGCGCTGGTAGGGGAGGAGGAGTTTTTTAGCTTCGAACCTAGGGTTAGCTTTAAGTATAGTTTGTTAAACAACCAAGTGCTTAAGGTTAGTTACCATAGGTTAGCACAGTTTGTACACCAGGCATCGGTTGGTGCATTTAGTTTACCAGCAGATTTTTTCGTGGTGAGTACAGAAGCCGTAAAACCGCAATTTGTAAACCAGTTTAGTTTGGGGCACTCTTACGAAAAAAACAGTTTGCAATTAAATGGGGCATTGTATTTTAAACGGGTTTCCAATTACACGGAATTTGAAAATGGCTCTTTGAATAATCTGCTTTCAAACAATCTTTATGACGATATTTTAACAGGGCATTTTAATTCTTATGGTTTTGAAGCCAGTTTAAACAAAAAGATAAATAAGTTAACGGCACAGGCTTCGGTCACATTGTCTAAAACCATTGCGAAATTTGATGAAATAAATCAAGGCAATTATTTTTCAGCGACGTTCGATAGGCCTGTAAATATTAGTGCTATAGCGCACTATGCCTTAAGCGATAGGATAGAGCTGGGGGCATTGTTTATTTTTACAAGTGGGCAAAATTATACAAGACCACAGGATATTAGGATTGTAAACGAAAGGCCAATAATAAATTTTGAAGCTAAAAATGCTTCGAGATTTCCTAATTACCACCGTTTGGATCTGTCGTGTACTTATTCGTTTAAACCGAAAGGGCGATGGAACTCAAAATTGAACTTAACCCTGTACAATGCCTATAACAACAAAAACTTGTTTCAGACTTCATTTTCAACAGAAGGAAATGTAGACGATTCGTATATTGAAATTAAAGAAAACAGAGATTATCTCTTTCCTTTTTTGCCAACAGTTAATTGGTTGTTTTCTTTTTAA
- a CDS encoding DUF4249 family protein, translated as MNRIFFVFLLMGCTVVEPHTLKPDRLTVEGQIQEGKFAEINLTNGLAFKGVIDSLEVARSIESKAKVVLSDGEVSEVLTLKRDDSRFPFLYYRSNLIKGELGRNYSLTVKIRGKEFLSQTKVPEKANVPGMEFIEWTEDGVKDPNSRSIKLTIANPQEGKNRYFKILIKKEVEENFEYAKPFIVNTENISTETFPVIVSYIKLDDEGKKVNQMTLGEVIELKIIAITKEQFDFWKSVKGDETSVLEGTSFTDRVSTNISNGAFGYWSGENTVSFKFKVE; from the coding sequence ATGAACAGAATCTTTTTTGTGTTTTTGCTGATGGGGTGTACGGTTGTAGAGCCCCATACGTTAAAACCCGATAGACTTACCGTTGAAGGGCAGATACAAGAGGGTAAATTTGCCGAGATAAATTTAACTAACGGTTTGGCGTTTAAAGGCGTTATTGATTCGTTAGAGGTGGCAAGGTCTATCGAATCTAAAGCAAAAGTGGTACTTTCTGATGGAGAAGTCTCAGAGGTGTTGACACTGAAGCGGGACGATTCTAGGTTTCCGTTTTTGTATTACAGAAGTAATCTTATTAAGGGTGAATTAGGGAGAAACTACTCTTTAACGGTTAAGATAAGGGGTAAGGAGTTTTTATCCCAAACTAAGGTTCCCGAAAAAGCGAATGTGCCTGGCATGGAGTTTATTGAATGGACTGAAGACGGAGTGAAAGACCCAAACTCGCGAAGCATAAAATTGACCATAGCTAATCCGCAGGAGGGAAAGAATAGATATTTTAAAATTTTAATAAAAAAAGAGGTAGAAGAGAACTTTGAGTATGCCAAGCCCTTCATCGTTAATACAGAGAACATTTCTACTGAAACATTTCCTGTTATAGTATCTTACATTAAGCTTGATGATGAAGGTAAAAAGGTAAACCAAATGACTTTAGGAGAGGTAATTGAGCTTAAAATTATAGCAATTACCAAAGAGCAGTTCGATTTTTGGAAGTCTGTAAAAGGTGATGAAACTAGTGTTTTGGAAGGCACATCTTTTACAGATCGAGTGTCAACTAATATCAGTAATGGAGCTTTTGGGTATTGGTCTGGCGAGAATACGGTATCCTTTAAATTTAAGGTGGAGTAA